GGCCTGTAGATACTATAGGGGTGTGTGCCTGGCAGCACATGCATTGGTGAAGTGTCTGGAGTGCTTGCAGGAAGCTCTCTTCTGTGGATTATAGGCatgtggggggcgggagggcaggCAACAACTAGGTTTGAGGCAATATCTTGCTGGATGATAGCTATTTTGTGAGCTTGCTCTAGAGATGAGTCATGTTTTGACTATGAGCTgctttgctggctggctgctactgaaatttttttttttgggcagaCTGGCATAAAACTAATACTGCTGAGACGGCACATCTACCCTGGCTGTGTTAACctccccttttttccctccccagaACTCTATCTTGATGAGACTAAGCAGTGCTACAATGACCTGGGTTTCAAAAGGTGAGTTGCCCCTATTGACTTCTTGTCCCTCATCTAAGAGAACCTCAGCCCTTAATCAAAGCACTTTGAAGGGATGCAGCTAAGATGGCTGGGGCCCATTGTAGCAGAAAGCAGCACCCCCTCCTCAGAGTGAAAAGACTGCTTTGCTCCAGTGTAGTTCTAATGGTCTCTGACTCCCATGGGAAAGGGCTGCAACATGGAGAACTGCAAGGCTCCCtcagtacaaacccacctgggGTTCCAGCTCTTGCCTGTTGCTTTGTTATCCTGGTGACCATTAATGTTTAAGTGATGCTACTTGGTTCGAGACCTAGGCAAGCATACAAAGCTTGGTTCAAAACTAAAAGCCTGGGCATACCAGCGAGATCCCGAAACCAGTGGCTTCTGGCTAGCTAGTGCCAGTGTGCTGGAACTCGCTAACCACAGGGATCAGTGATGGTGCTTAGGATGTTCATTACAATGAGTCAAATTAAATTTtttcctcccctggctgcagcaccCTCACCCGGGGtggcggggcttgggctgtggccCCCTCTGCCTCCgtgccctcccctgccctccatggGGTCATGTAGTAGTTTTGTTGCCTGAAGGGGGTTgcagtacaatgaagtttgagaacccctggctaaTGTGAAAGCATTAAATAGCAAGCTGCATGTAATAAATGCTGATCTCTCTGAGCTTAATTATTGGGATCAaatcctcggctggtgtaaactggtacaGCTCCATTGACTAAGCTGAATTAGAGTAGCAGAGGATATGGCCCCTCAACCTTTCAGATGGCCAACATATCctttcttccccacccaccccaggtaCAATGCCTTGAGTATAGTTCCTGCTGCTTTGGGGAAACCAGTTCGAGAAGTTGTCACGAAGGTGAGATCCTAGATAGTAGGAAATGCaccctctaaagcagtggttctcaaccgagGTATGTGTACTTCAGGGGGTACtcggaggtcttccaggggtacatcaactcctctaaattggtctagttttacaacaggctacataaaaagcactagcaaagtcagtacaaactattTCATACagtcaatgacttgtttatactgctctatagactatacactgaaatgcaagtacaatatttatattccaactgatatattttataactatatggtgAGAGTACACCATTTGTCGGCAATAGTGTGGCTATGACACTCTTgtatttgtctgatttttgtaagcaagtagtttttaagtggggAGGTGAAGCTTGGGGGTACaccagacaaatcagactcctgaaaggggtacagtagtctggaaaggttgagaactactgctctaaagGCCAGGCCTGACCAGACTTGTGCACTTGCATGACTTTAATGGGTGCATCTGGGATCCTTTTGTTCCACTGGCTTGAGTGGGTTTTGAGAGGCCCTGAGCATCCTCAAGAGAAGGCCTTTGTATCACACTTGCAATGGACTTGGGCTTTATTTTTCCCTCAGGCAAATGCAGACGGCATCCAAGGCAACTTCAGTGGTGACCTCTTGCAGTGTGGAGGAACAATAATAGTTAGTCAAGGTAAATAAATGCAAATCCATCTGTCAAAACTACCAGGTAACTGGCTGTAGCTGGTGAAGGACACACTTCTAGATGACCTGCTTGGAGCAATTTGGCTGGTCGAAGAGCCTATGCCTGGAGAAGGCTTTAGAAGCCAACACGTTGAAATCCTGCCTCAAGAAGGCAAGACAACTGGGTTGAGGGTAGGGAGGATTTGCAGCTAACTAGTGGAGTGGGGTTGTGGGGAAACCTGACAAAGGGAAAACTGCTAGGCAAGCATCTGAGATCTGTTTGCTGTATCAGTTGGTCACAAATAGATGCCATCCTTGTGAACGCTCTATTTAATGGGGTCTTCCATGGTATTTGTTTAATTCACTTTCTCAGACCCTGGAAAAAGTGTGGATTTTATAGTTACTACTGCCTACAAACTAAGATCCACCTTTGAACAGACAGTGCTTAGCAGGTCCGTGACCTGCATAGTGGGTCAGGCATCTGACTTCAGTTGTACTTGCAAGTATGCAGTTAACGAGTATACAAGGGCTTTTCCTGGGAGGGAAATCTCTTCTGGCTGAAACTTGGTACTCCACAGATAGTGGAGGTAATGCAGAGCCCTGGCCCATCTCTGCAATGGGAGCTGTCCATGCTGTGGTATCTTAGCTGAACATACTCAAGCCTGTTTTGAGATCTGACCCACAACATGTTGTCATTTTTTCTCTAATGCTGCATTCTCCAGTTTTTAGAAGTTGGGTCCAGCTCATGCCAGCAGGTGGCAGTATGGTAGAGCATTgtctaaacaattttaaaaaacaacacaactcACTAGCTAAAATGCCACCTCTTCTACAGTAAACAGAGAAACTTTGGCTAACATAATGTTTAGATGCTGGAATGTAAAGCAGTAGGAAATTGGAGTGCACCTGTCCCAGCTGGATGTGTAGAATGTCTGTCTGAGTACAGTACATGCTGCTTCCCCTTTAATAAAACAGCCTTCTACGAAGTCGGAGTTCTCGCTTGAGTCTCAAGTCAGATGAGCGTCAGACAGCTCTCCATTCTGCATGGGACATATTCTGAATGACTTCTCAAAGGGGAGCTGGCAAACACTTGTGATGAACACAGCCTGTATTTATTGTTTGCCAACCCGGTAGTGATGCTAGGTTTTTGTAATTGTTGGAAACCTCGGTGTTCCTACAGGCTTTAGGAAAAGCCTTATGCTACCCTAGAACTGCTGCATCTGGAATTCACATGAGAGCGTGGGTCAGTGCAGTTAGCTGGCAGACAAAGGGCTTGTACACACTAGCACTCTACGTCGATATAACTTAAGTTGTTCCAAGGTGCTCCCCcaagtgatgtaagttacaccgacctaagcgctggtgtagacagtgctatgttagCAGGAGAGCATCTACCACTGGCATAACTACTGTCGCGCAGGGAGGTGGAGTGAGTAATTTgaggggagagctctctcccatcggcatagagcagctgctgctgtagcaATTATAGTGTAGACCCAGCCCTGAGACTGCAAAGGCTTGAATGGGGCATGGAGGGCAATCTGATCTCTCACCCCTAAAATGTTTTCCAGTCTGTGGTTCACTCTCTCATTGGGGTGCATGTGAGCTGTTCCAGTTTTGATGTGAACGGGGCTGGCTGTCAATCAGTGATCCCTTATTAAAGGCTACATACATTCGCTGTCTTGCTGACCAATGCTTGTCATTTGTAACTACCTTAAATACATCCTGTCCTTTTTCAGGTGGAGAGAAATTGCTCCTGCACTTTATACAGGATTCACCTGGTGACTATGTTCCCTTGGAAACAATTGTCAAAAGCCTTGGGATCTCAGCAAGTGTTAAAGAGGGCATGAAACCTCAGGTAAGAGCTGTTTCCTCTAATGATGGAAACtgagctaacattttaaaaatgaaggaacCTGCTGGAGCCAGCTCACTCTTGCCTAGTTCTAGTTAAAATAGAGCACTGTACCAACAACAAACCAAGCTTGTCTTGAGCTTTCAAAAAGGGGACTCAATCCTTATGAACCTTTTCCCTCTTAGAGCTGGGTGGGGCTAGAACCTGGGACTCCTGGCTCCAAGTACCACCTTCCTCCTAGAActcccctgctgcagtcctgagCCGAAtgtctcctcccactcccttAGATCTGCTAGAGGCTCCAGCCATCCTCTTGCTGGTACCTGGGtttttcagaacccaaaacagTGGTACCTTCACAGTTTCACTCCAGGCAGTATTGGGAATAAATCCATGGGCACACAGCAATTTCTGTCTGACAAAATGATTAATACAAGTAAGCGTGCTCTTATTTAAAACTACAATTAATTCGATATTacgcacacacagacataagcaataAGTTATAGGACATTCTGGATACAGTGACCCACAGTGAGAGATGGTTTTGAGTAATCACCAGCCTGACTTCCAGAGGCCTTTCTGCCCAGTTTATGGGGAGTTTAGATGTCAGCTCCTCTTCCAAAGAAAAGCTTTCCTCACACTGCTCCAAGTTATCTTTATAGGTAACTTTATTAAAACACAAAACCTATAGTGACGTTTAGTGGGTCAGCAGTCTAAGCCCAATTTTCACACACAGCAAAGAGAAAACAATGGTAACTATGCCAGCTTTCCCTATGCTGGTTGTGTGTGAAGAAAACCTAGCAGGGATGTGGCAAGGACAGGGAGATTCCCATCAGCTTGCTAATAAAGAGGATTAGCAAATCACTGGGCAGTTCTTAAGGCTAATGGGCTTTGGGAACTGAGCACAGTAATACATTTTGCCTCTTCCTAAACTGTCCTCAGGATTTCTGTAGCATTAGCTCAAATAACCCTTACAGCTGAGATTTGTAGGTGCCATTAACTCTCGCTGAACGTCCAAGACTTCCAAAGAAATCGGGCTCTCCCTCATGTGGGTAGAACAGTTAGTGACACTGTGGGTAGGAGAGGAAGGGACCAGTCCACTTTAGTGCCTTCCCCCTGAGATTCTCCAGTATACATGACCGACCACTTAGTTATCCAATGCCCTCCAAAAGATTAGTCTCGTTAAGGTTAATGGCAGCAGCCTCAGTGATGCCTACAGTGATTCCAATTTCCAGAGGAAGGTGCTTTTAGACTGGCAGAGCCAGCAGTAGGCCTAAAAAGGGAGCTGACATGACTAGGGATTTCAAAGGAAGGGTAGATGACTGGCTGGGCTTAAATAATTGGCTATGCTGGCACAGATTCAAACTTTCAGATGGCAAGATGCCTCTAAGTGGGAGGCTTAATAAATGTGTGAAAAATCAAGCCGTAACATCCATGTGCTGTGGTGACTTGGAACAAACCCCTCCCTGGCGTGTGTTAATTATCACTCATAACAGCAATTCTGGCACCTGCCTCTTCTCCTCCagcatgctgccaaacagctgatggtggcaggcgggaggcactttgggtgtgggggggaatcaagctgatggggggggggggagagcgctGGGGGGTGTTTAGCACCCACTCGACACCTATACCTAGAGCCCTGTGGCCCTTTTAAATCTCCTGGGCagttgccccctttgccccccctctctcccccctccccccattggcAGGCCTGCTGTTACTGAACACTTCCCCTTGTTTTCTCAGGATATGTGCACTCTAGTGTCTCAGGCAAGAAACTAGGCTGCTATTGCAGCTCAACTGTGCCTCTAATAGAGACACAGCCTGTAAAACATGAGTTTTGACCAGGGAAGTTATGAACCCTTATTTCCTTCCTTCCACTAGTTATTGTGAACTTGTAACACTGGGGTTTTCTTGCAAATGAGGTAAAATGTGTAAACTGCTACTTTGTTTTCCTGGAGCGAATAGTCTTGGCCTATTTCTCCAAGATCAGTCCTATTGAGCAGAATAAATCCTAGACCGATAGCATTGCTGCAGTTGTCACAGACACTTACCTCTTGCTCTGTTCATACAGCACACTAGATGTGCTGGGCTTGGCAGACAAGTCCCTGTCTCCATGGCTTTTTGCAACCATAAACTGAGAGAATTTCTGCAGGAAGTGGACAAACAGGAAGCCAAAGGCAGCCATCATTGCTGCATATGGAAGTGCACAACTTGAGGGTCTTTGTGCTTTGAGGGAGAAGGAAAGCTACCCAAGCAgagagcccaggaagggtggATTCTGGTTTGCTTGACCTGGTGGAGGAAGTATGGTTTTTGAGGTGTGGGAAGTTGGGTTCAGAAGTGGGCTCCAGGCACAGGTGCCTTTACGGAGGCCACGGAATGAAGCAGGGGTCTAACTTAGCTTGTTTAAAGAAGCTAGAAGAAAAGGGGGACAAGGGTAGAGAAGTAAAAGGAGCCAAATACTCTTTTGTGTAGGACTTCCTAGGTgtcttccctgccccacctccccttGGGCTTGAGGGAGCAACTTTGCTAACCCAATGACTGTCTCTCTACAGTGTGATGAAGAGGCCTGTACCAGATGATGGAGAGAAGCGGGGAATTTCTTTAAGCAAGAAAGAAGCTAGTGTGGTGACCTTCATAGCTGCTGTAATCTCACCTCACTGTATCTCTCTATTTATACTTTTGTATAAGGGCCAAATCACTGAAGTCTGAATAAATGCCCTAAAGTTGAGTGCTGTGTCAGACTATCTTGGACAAGCATAAAAAAGCTTTCCCTATTGCCCAACCTTGTAACCAATAGCAGCTAGTATGGTGGCTTTCCCATTGGATCACTTTGAGGTGACCAGTAGCTGTGACCAAGAGTATCCTCTGAGGATTTTGAAACAATCTCTTGCTTCGTGGCCAGTGCTAATAGTTTTGTAGACTTCCTGCACTAGCTTTCTTCCCTGGTTAGAAGTCCTCTTTCGACCCATGTTACACTAAGAGGTAACACTTCTTTAGCAAGTGTTAGTGGTGGCTTAACTTTATCCATCTGTGTTAACACTTCACCCTTCTTGAAGACTTTAAAACAAAGCCTCACAGACGACTGTAGGCAGAGTGCCTGAAGACACTTCTAAAGCTGAGCTAGTGTCAGCTTTGTCAGATGGCAGCTTGAATCAGCTTTTTAGCTGAAGTTGGCTGTTGGAATACATACCCTGGGGTGCAACAGCAGGTGCAGATCATCCTGCTGCATGCACCCAGAACATACTATGCTCTTCCATGTAATAAAAAAGCTAAGATTACGTTCTCTTCCATCCAAGGCTGTGCACACAAGGATCCGGTGTCTGATAGACTCTTTACTGTAGCTTAGGTTGAAGCTACAGTAAAGTGGACTCAAGATTTATTCCCCCCCCTTGTGGTGCAGAGCAATAGACTTTTTAGGTAAATATTAAACAGGCACCACATCTCATTCAAAAGATTCTTTGAGGAAAGCCCAGCAGCCCTATCTACCTTCCATCTCCCTACTTATCCCCCACAATCCTCCTAATGATGAAACTTTAACAGTAGCCCTGAATAATCCTTATGTTCCCAGGAAAAACTCCAGACCATGAGCCTTTATGGTCATCAAATCCAGGCTCTGAAGAGCAAAGAATGCCAGATCCCAGAGAAAGCATTGATGCTTCCCTCCTCCTAAAGCCAGCATGCATTAGCTGAAGTGTTTGGAGCAAGGGCAGCTATTGGGTCAACTAGTTGCATTTAAAGAGCCATGTTCTAACCGCAGACATGCCCAAGAGGAGGAGTCTCATGCTGCTGATGGGATCACAGCAAAACATATACAATATCTTGCCTGTGAAAACCTGGGGTGATGCTTTGTTTCTACTGTGCTATAGCAATGCATAGCACTCTGCAAAGACAAGGTCCCTACCATGAAGCAGTTACAACTTCTGAACTAGGACCAATTGCAAACCTTGCctagtcatagattccaaggtcagaagggaccattgtaatttTGTAGTCTTGACCTCCTCAATAATACAAGCCATAGGCTTCCCCCAAATAATtgctagagcagagctttttagTAACATACACTCTTGTCAGAATATGAATATCTCAAATCTTACACTGCATCATCAATGCAATTCTGGTTAATTTATCAGCAGAGTGGAAAAGCACTCTACTTTGAAGATGGTAGAAGCCTAAGTCTTGAAGCAGTgaagtgtgtggtgttttttttttttaaactgcgaatgaaaatattttgcaagCTGTCATAATGCAGAGCTGAGACGACTTCTGTGGTTTGGTGCTATACCTTTGTATAGGTTAGCTTtctaatgggggggggagggggaagaggagaaatggtctgaatacTTTGGTCTAGAATGTCATAAAATGGGAGAATAAGAGATCCGGTTAACTTTTAGActgtagctgcagtagcatgtTGTATGGTTCCAATTGTATATCGAGTCACAAAGTGCTGATTAGAAATGGAATCTAATTTAATATACACTAGACATGAGAACTGCATGTTAACTGAGGAGTTAACAAATGTTATCTTGGTGCTTAATTTTAACAAGTGAAAGGGCTATCCTTCCTGTTTTCTTCCAACTAAACCACCTTTATGGTGGTAAAACAAATGATTAATCTTAATTGAACATCCAACTGCCAAGAAAAAATGAGATCCAGGTTCCTAACATTAAAGGTAAGTGAAACTTGCCAAATAaacactttttgtgtgtgtgtgcgcgcgcgtgtacTGGTAAGTGCATGCTTCACCACACTCAGTATTTTATCATCTAAACTAATTGAACAAGCCCTACCTCAGTGTGGAAGTGACCAAGTGCCTTCAGCTCCTAGTGAACAGGAAGTAGATATGTTGTGTTAAACTTCAGTAAAACTCAGAGATCCCCAAATGCTCTCTCCCTGAAAACTACCCAGGAAGGGTTCTACACCTGCAGCTGTCATTTCAGTAAGT
This sequence is a window from Dermochelys coriacea isolate rDerCor1 chromosome 18, rDerCor1.pri.v4, whole genome shotgun sequence. Protein-coding genes within it:
- the PRXL2B gene encoding prostamide/prostaglandin F synthase — encoded protein: MAAVDLAKVGADRLKHAVSGQVVELQALWRDQPCVVLFLRRFGCQVCRWIAKETSKVKDLLDSHNVHLIGVGPESIGLQEFIDGNYFKGELYLDETKQCYNDLGFKRYNALSIVPAALGKPVREVVTKANADGIQGNFSGDLLQCGGTIIVSQGGEKLLLHFIQDSPGDYVPLETIVKSLGISASVKEGMKPQCDEEACTR